From Oncorhynchus nerka isolate Pitt River linkage group LG1, Oner_Uvic_2.0, whole genome shotgun sequence, the proteins below share one genomic window:
- the LOC115118110 gene encoding transmembrane protein 182-like: MKLSVALFFAGLFGALAAMFVLLSFGTDYWLLASETCDEETNRTIGPGGVAIERGDMILVEPGMGFPPDTTFYHEGFFWRCSFGGNLDDDTLLKFWITNQPHSKVCTHAYLFPFPVSQQTHNATAYDSAIIYRGFWSIFMLIGVAAVVLGGFFIICAAPFASHRLYKAGGVLFLTSALFLLVVVVMYVLWVEVLDVVQVYVDHQRSSICPTFDLTIHYGLSFFFAPVGISFCLLAGLLFLLIGRSVRMQYH, encoded by the exons ATGAAGCTGAGTGTGGCTCTGTTCTTCGCGGGGCTGTTCGGGGCACTGGCAGCCATgtttgtcctcctctccttcgggACAGATTACTGGCTCCTGGCCTCTGAGACATGCGACGAAGAAACTAACAGAACCATAGGACCTGGGGGCGTTGCCATAGAG CGTGGTGACATGATTCTGGTGGAACCCGGTATGGGGTTCCCCCCAGACACCACTTTCTACCACGAGGGCTTCTTCTGGAGGTGCTCCTTCGGGGGAAACCTGGACGATGATACCCTCTTGAAGTTCTGGATCA CCAATCAGCCCCACTCTAAAGTCTGCACACACGCCTACCTCTTCCCCTTTCCCGTGTCTCAACAGACTCACAACGCCACCGCATATGACTCCGCAATCA TCTACAGAGGCTTCTGGAGTATCTTCATGCTAATTGGGGTGGCTGCCGTCGTTTTAGGTGGGTTCTTCATCATCTGCGCCGCCCCATTTGCCAGTCACCGTCTATATAAGGCTGGGGGTGTGCTCTTCCTGACATCTG CTCTGTTCCTTCTTGTTGTGGTGGTGATGTATGTGCTGTGGGTGGAGGTGCTGGATGTGGTACAGGTCTACGTGGACCACCAGCGCTCCTCTATTTGTCCCACCTTTGACCTCACCATCCACTACGGCCTGTCCTTCTTCTTCGCCCCCGTCGGCATCTCCTTCTGCCTGCTGGCAGGACTCCTTTTCCTCCTCATTGGCCGGTCCGTACGGATGCAGTACCACTGA